In Symmachiella dynata, the following are encoded in one genomic region:
- a CDS encoding acetolactate synthase: MSFGDDEVMDPLTMRGRDWPGLRQFCVFAENRVGALHSLLRRFEGHDIRVVALSIDNSVDCAIVRLMLNNTERGREILNLSGLTYSEVDLVGVELPESSQPHVEICIALLQAELNVHYTYPLLFRRNGRGAIALSVDDVDLAMKTLQDKGLRLISERDLWDQDDEMY, from the coding sequence ATGAGTTTCGGCGATGACGAAGTGATGGATCCGTTGACGATGCGCGGCCGCGATTGGCCGGGTTTGCGGCAATTTTGCGTATTCGCAGAAAACCGCGTCGGCGCGCTCCACAGCCTGTTGAGGCGATTTGAAGGGCATGACATCCGTGTCGTGGCTTTAAGCATCGACAACTCCGTCGACTGCGCTATCGTGCGCCTGATGCTCAACAATACCGAACGGGGACGGGAAATCCTCAACCTGTCGGGGCTCACCTATTCCGAAGTGGATCTGGTCGGCGTGGAGCTTCCAGAAAGCTCCCAGCCCCATGTGGAAATTTGCATCGCCCTGCTCCAAGCAGAACTGAACGTGCATTATACCTATCCCTTGTTGTTCCGCCGCAATGGCCGGGGGGCCATCGCGTTGTCGGTCGACGACGTCGATTTGGCGATGAAAACGCTCCAGGACAAAGGGCTGCGGTTGATCTCTGAACGGGATCTGTGGGACCAAGACGACGAGATGTATTAA
- a CDS encoding HAD family hydrolase, with product MIRTFLFDMGNVLVHFCHDRMCSQIGELCGKSGPEIRTVLIESELQFKFERGWLSEDEFQAVLQRLLEASFDRDELFRAGSDIFQPNTSIVPVLKALKTAGHRLVLLSNTSAPHLRFVQETYDVLEHFDDFVLSYEVGAVKPDAAIFEAALSKINCPPEECFYTDDIEEYVITARGFGLRAEVFTDTENLLTHLESHGVNLPPTWAA from the coding sequence ATGATCCGCACCTTTCTGTTCGATATGGGCAATGTCCTCGTCCATTTCTGCCACGATCGCATGTGTTCGCAAATCGGCGAACTGTGCGGCAAATCAGGACCGGAAATCCGTACCGTACTGATTGAATCGGAACTGCAATTCAAATTCGAGCGGGGATGGCTGTCGGAAGACGAATTCCAAGCCGTTTTGCAACGCCTGCTGGAAGCATCGTTCGACCGCGACGAACTGTTTCGCGCCGGCTCGGACATTTTTCAACCGAATACCTCGATTGTTCCGGTCCTCAAAGCCCTCAAAACGGCCGGACACCGCTTAGTGTTGCTCTCCAACACCAGTGCTCCGCACCTACGTTTCGTGCAGGAAACCTACGACGTGTTGGAACATTTCGACGATTTTGTATTGTCCTACGAAGTCGGTGCGGTGAAACCCGATGCGGCGATTTTCGAGGCGGCGCTGAGTAAAATCAATTGCCCGCCTGAAGAATGTTTCTACACCGACGACATCGAAGAATACGTCATCACCGCTCGTGGGTTCGGTTTGCGCGCCGAAGTCTTCACCGATACGGAGAACTTATTGACCCATCTGGAAAGCCATGGCGTCAACCTGCCCCCCACATGGGCCGCATAA
- a CDS encoding M1 family aminopeptidase, with amino-acid sequence MTAFALTHRMDQPFPTATFLDRCGDAMLLILRFLKFRFTAQVPPMQQKCLRLWLTIVISVISTAQLLAADEPLRTAGDRPFDIQHIRLDLDISLKKKQIAGAATIDLQLLRPLQVLKLDAVGLEVSQVLLAPDQSELEFSTTDDQLRIDLGATRPRGEKVRVVIRYQVRDPKAGMYFFGPTEGEPNVPWMMWTQGEPVANHHWFPCLDHPNERQTTEIVATVDAGYEVLSNGDLLSRKKSSDGKRERFHYKQSQPHVAYLVTLVVGEFEIGRETWGDVPVLYYVPPEQAGDMQRTFGRTKNMLTFFSERFGINYPWTKYAQIVVEQFIAGGMENTGATTLYSKVMHDERAMLDSSPDRLIAHELGHQWWGDLVTCKDWSHLWLNEGFATFCELMWAEHDLGVDEHDYMLYGKGKSARSDGPKTRPIVDYHYSDPGSMFDARAYPKGGWVLHMLRRQLGDDLFYTGLQKYGEKFRMKTAETSDLRKVLEEHTGRNLERFFYDWTARPGHPELEVATEYDPEDKLAKISVKQTQKGDAFHFPLAIEIRCKETSGPITVDKEITEKELTFYLPLPAAPELVRIDPQAAVLAELKEKKSRDLWKTQLLEAPTVIERIRAVEHFAESKKSNDRELLKQVLEQDPFYGVRIEASKALAKSGGDVSRDALIAGLSQEHPKVRRACADALSKFPRDEKVIAVLNQRLQNGDASYYVEAAFATAFAKVQDEPPVEPLQRLLAQDSHGEVIRSAALRGLGYSTDPATLDLLVEWTGRSKPRSCRLAAAEAIATYFSRNEVSKPVREKTVETLAGYLKVDNRHVRRKIIESLGNMGKNAATARSILASVADQDPDDRVRAAAKTALPKLDAETPATAEVGKLRTELDKLQKTNKELEDRLQKLESK; translated from the coding sequence GTGACTGCTTTTGCTCTCACACATCGCATGGACCAACCATTTCCCACAGCCACTTTCCTCGACCGTTGTGGGGATGCTATGCTGCTGATTCTACGCTTTTTAAAGTTCCGTTTTACCGCACAGGTGCCTCCCATGCAGCAGAAATGCCTTCGTTTGTGGCTCACGATTGTTATATCCGTGATTTCCACCGCGCAGTTATTAGCGGCGGACGAACCGCTCCGTACTGCGGGGGATCGGCCGTTTGATATTCAACACATTCGACTCGATTTGGACATCTCGCTCAAAAAAAAGCAAATTGCCGGCGCAGCCACGATCGATTTGCAGCTGCTACGTCCCCTGCAGGTACTGAAACTAGACGCAGTCGGACTAGAGGTTTCCCAGGTCCTACTTGCTCCTGATCAGTCAGAATTAGAATTTTCGACCACCGACGACCAATTGCGGATCGATCTCGGCGCGACCCGTCCGCGAGGGGAAAAGGTTCGTGTCGTCATTCGTTATCAAGTTCGCGATCCCAAAGCGGGGATGTATTTCTTCGGTCCCACCGAGGGAGAACCCAACGTGCCGTGGATGATGTGGACCCAAGGAGAGCCGGTCGCCAATCATCATTGGTTCCCCTGTTTGGATCATCCCAATGAACGCCAAACAACCGAAATCGTCGCCACTGTCGATGCTGGTTACGAAGTCCTTTCCAACGGTGATTTGCTGTCGCGTAAAAAATCCAGCGACGGCAAACGCGAGCGATTTCACTACAAGCAATCCCAGCCGCACGTCGCCTATCTGGTGACGCTCGTGGTTGGCGAATTTGAAATCGGTCGAGAAACTTGGGGGGATGTTCCGGTGTTGTACTACGTCCCACCCGAACAGGCCGGCGACATGCAACGGACATTCGGCCGCACCAAAAACATGCTGACCTTTTTCAGCGAACGGTTTGGGATCAATTATCCTTGGACCAAGTACGCGCAGATCGTCGTCGAACAATTTATTGCCGGGGGAATGGAAAACACCGGAGCGACGACATTGTACTCCAAGGTGATGCACGACGAACGCGCGATGTTAGACAGCAGCCCTGATCGGCTGATTGCCCACGAACTGGGGCATCAATGGTGGGGCGATTTGGTCACCTGCAAAGATTGGTCGCATCTGTGGTTGAACGAAGGTTTTGCGACTTTCTGCGAATTGATGTGGGCCGAACACGATTTGGGTGTCGACGAACACGACTACATGCTGTACGGCAAAGGCAAATCCGCCCGCTCCGACGGACCCAAAACACGTCCTATTGTCGACTATCACTACTCTGATCCCGGGTCCATGTTCGACGCGCGGGCCTATCCCAAAGGGGGGTGGGTGCTGCACATGTTGCGGCGGCAATTGGGGGATGATCTGTTCTACACCGGTCTGCAAAAATACGGCGAAAAATTCCGCATGAAAACCGCCGAGACATCCGATCTGCGCAAAGTGCTTGAAGAGCACACCGGCCGCAATTTGGAACGGTTCTTTTACGATTGGACCGCGCGACCGGGGCATCCGGAACTGGAAGTCGCCACCGAATACGACCCTGAAGATAAACTCGCCAAAATTTCGGTCAAACAGACCCAAAAAGGGGACGCCTTTCATTTTCCGCTGGCCATCGAAATTCGCTGCAAAGAGACCTCCGGTCCGATCACGGTCGATAAAGAGATCACCGAAAAGGAATTGACCTTTTACCTGCCGTTGCCCGCCGCTCCCGAATTGGTTCGCATCGATCCGCAGGCGGCCGTGTTGGCGGAATTGAAAGAGAAAAAATCGCGTGACCTGTGGAAAACACAACTCTTAGAAGCTCCCACGGTGATCGAACGCATCCGCGCCGTCGAACATTTCGCCGAGAGCAAAAAGTCCAACGATCGTGAGTTGCTCAAACAGGTTTTGGAGCAAGACCCGTTTTATGGTGTGCGCATCGAAGCGTCGAAGGCGCTCGCCAAATCAGGCGGCGATGTTTCACGAGACGCGCTAATCGCCGGCTTGTCCCAAGAGCATCCCAAGGTACGGCGCGCCTGTGCTGATGCGTTGAGCAAATTTCCTCGCGACGAGAAAGTCATCGCGGTACTCAACCAGCGCCTCCAAAACGGCGATGCCAGTTATTACGTCGAAGCAGCATTCGCCACCGCATTTGCCAAAGTCCAAGACGAACCGCCGGTTGAGCCCTTGCAGCGTCTGTTGGCGCAAGACTCGCATGGTGAAGTGATCCGCTCGGCAGCGCTACGTGGATTGGGTTATTCCACCGATCCAGCAACTTTGGATTTGTTAGTCGAATGGACCGGACGGTCAAAGCCCCGCAGCTGCCGTTTGGCCGCAGCGGAGGCGATTGCCACGTATTTTTCCCGCAACGAGGTTTCCAAACCGGTCCGTGAAAAAACGGTGGAAACGTTGGCCGGATACTTGAAGGTCGACAACCGTCATGTGCGGCGCAAAATCATCGAGTCGTTGGGCAACATGGGCAAAAACGCCGCAACGGCGCGTAGTATACTGGCCAGCGTTGCTGATCAGGACCCTGACGACCGCGTCCGGGCGGCGGCAAAAACCGCTCTGCCGAAATTGGATGCCGAAACGCCGGCTACCGCTGAAGTCGGCAAGTTGCGGACCGAATTGGATAAGCTGCAAAAAACCAACAAAGAGTTGGAAGACCGCCTGCAAAAACTAGAGAGCAAGTAA
- a CDS encoding putative quinol monooxygenase gives MIHLNVLLKVNDPGNVNKVRELLTECCRLSRAEPGCARFEVYHSNNDATRFVLNEHWESPEALDGHRQAKAYTEYYQPQVLPLVTREPHPSTLLEP, from the coding sequence ATGATTCATCTCAACGTCCTGCTCAAAGTCAACGACCCTGGAAATGTCAACAAGGTCCGCGAATTACTCACCGAGTGTTGCCGACTCTCGCGAGCCGAACCGGGGTGCGCGCGATTTGAAGTGTACCACTCCAACAACGATGCAACACGATTCGTGCTCAACGAACATTGGGAATCCCCAGAAGCACTCGACGGCCATCGGCAGGCCAAGGCCTACACCGAATACTATCAGCCGCAAGTCCTCCCCCTCGTCACCCGCGAGCCACACCCCTCGACGCTGTTGGAGCCTTAA
- a CDS encoding GGDEF domain-containing protein — MPSTIEILNRLKSWPLWMAVFAALALAAVVGWVDYTVGDAFDLSLLYVPIIAIVCWVVNLRAAVMFAVLCSLIWLMDDWIVSGIALHGAEVYWESAVRFLLFVAFAVVLTHLQTALQRESALARNDPLTGLANLTSFVEEAERASHHSRRGQTPITVIFLDCDHFKEVNDQFGHPQGDALLKDVADCIRSSIRRGDVAARMGGDEFAILCPGMDESLARQIAERVKGDLDRKMQSGNWPVTFSIGVATFPIAPPSVADLIRESDNLMYAVKHDTRDGVRFKTVSNVSDVA; from the coding sequence ATGCCTTCTACAATCGAAATACTCAATCGTTTGAAATCATGGCCGCTCTGGATGGCCGTCTTTGCCGCGCTGGCGCTGGCCGCTGTCGTCGGTTGGGTCGACTATACCGTCGGTGATGCGTTTGATTTGTCGTTGCTCTATGTGCCGATCATTGCCATCGTCTGCTGGGTCGTCAACCTGCGGGCCGCGGTGATGTTTGCTGTGCTTTGTTCGCTCATTTGGCTCATGGACGATTGGATCGTTTCCGGCATTGCTCTGCACGGGGCCGAAGTTTATTGGGAATCGGCTGTGCGGTTTTTGCTGTTCGTCGCCTTTGCGGTCGTCTTGACTCATTTGCAAACCGCATTGCAGCGAGAATCCGCCTTAGCCCGTAACGATCCGTTGACCGGTTTGGCCAATTTGACCTCCTTTGTCGAAGAAGCTGAGCGGGCGTCGCACCATAGTCGCCGTGGACAAACTCCGATCACCGTCATTTTCTTGGATTGTGATCATTTTAAAGAAGTCAATGATCAATTCGGCCACCCACAAGGAGACGCCCTCCTGAAAGATGTCGCCGATTGCATTCGCTCGAGTATTCGTCGTGGGGACGTGGCTGCACGGATGGGGGGAGATGAATTTGCGATTCTCTGTCCCGGCATGGATGAATCGCTCGCCCGACAAATCGCTGAGCGGGTCAAAGGCGATTTGGATCGCAAGATGCAAAGCGGCAATTGGCCGGTTACATTCAGCATCGGCGTCGCCACATTCCCGATTGCCCCTCCGTCGGTTGCCGATTTGATTCGTGAATCCGATAATCTGATGTATGCCGTCAAACATGACACGCGCGACGGCGTACGGTTTAAGACCGTAAGCAATGTGTCCGACGTCGCATAG
- a CDS encoding Dabb family protein: MLAHNVFFSLNDPTPENTQKLLDDCNDYLNNHPGLIFFGCGTVVPDLARPVNDHDFDVALHTVFEDRAAHDVYQTAPRHLEFIARNKETWKQVRVFDSQD; this comes from the coding sequence ATGCTGGCACACAACGTCTTTTTTTCGCTGAACGACCCGACTCCTGAAAATACGCAAAAATTGTTGGATGACTGCAATGACTATCTCAACAATCATCCCGGGTTGATCTTTTTCGGTTGCGGCACCGTCGTCCCCGATTTGGCACGCCCGGTCAACGATCACGATTTCGATGTGGCACTGCACACGGTTTTCGAGGATCGCGCCGCTCACGACGTCTACCAAACGGCGCCGCGGCATCTAGAATTCATCGCTCGCAACAAAGAAACGTGGAAACAAGTCCGCGTATTTGATTCACAAGACTGA
- a CDS encoding YjhG/YagF family D-xylonate dehydratase, with translation MTLELANLLADDNDAVYDIQTTGAGPAGSLPLNDEMLRHSPSGDLFGLTQNAGMGWDPQQLLWPQYLILSTQGGIRGEDGQPIALGYHTGHWEVGLLMRAAAERLVALKCLPFAAYVSDPCDGRTQGTTGMMDSLAYRNDAAVVMRRLIRSLPTRRGVLGVATCDKGLPAMMLALAAQHDLPGVLIPGGVTLPPTVGEDAGKVQTIGARFAHGEITLQEAAEAGCRACGSAGGGCQFLGTAATAQVIGEALGMTLPHAALAPSGQPIWLQMASQSATAVVEQEAAGLKMSDILTDAALHNAMVVHAAVGGSTNLLLHLPAVAFAAGLQRPTVTDWNKINRQVPRIVDVLPNGPVGHTTIRVFLAGGVPEIMLHLQRLDLLDLTATTVTGQALGDVLAWWEKSERRERLREELRRRDGIDPDDVIMTPDQARARGLTSTVTFPVGNLAPEGSVIKSTAIDPSVVDEDGVYRKRGPARVFHRERDAIAAVKGQTDNPVKAGDVVVLCCRGPLGAGMEETYQITSALKHLPFGKEVAVITDARFSGVSTGACIGHVGPEALAGGPIGKVHDGDLIEIVIDRGELTGTINLVGHGEETFGAEQGAALLASRTPQQPLTTDDNLPADTRLWALLQQVGGGTWGGCVYDVDAIEEVLKAGMESLKEKRDHAET, from the coding sequence ATGACTTTGGAATTAGCCAACCTACTCGCCGATGACAATGACGCGGTTTACGATATACAAACGACCGGCGCCGGTCCGGCGGGAAGCTTGCCGCTCAACGATGAGATGCTGCGGCACAGTCCCAGCGGCGACCTGTTTGGATTGACGCAAAACGCCGGCATGGGCTGGGATCCACAACAGTTGTTGTGGCCGCAGTATCTGATTCTCAGCACCCAAGGCGGGATTCGCGGAGAAGACGGCCAACCGATAGCTTTGGGGTATCACACCGGCCACTGGGAAGTCGGCCTGTTAATGCGCGCCGCTGCGGAACGGTTAGTCGCCTTGAAATGTTTGCCATTCGCGGCCTACGTGAGCGATCCCTGTGACGGTCGCACACAAGGCACGACCGGCATGATGGACTCATTAGCCTATCGCAACGATGCGGCTGTGGTGATGCGGCGTTTGATTCGTTCGCTGCCGACGCGTCGTGGCGTGCTGGGCGTAGCGACCTGTGATAAGGGACTTCCCGCGATGATGCTCGCGTTGGCCGCACAACACGATTTGCCGGGGGTGCTGATCCCCGGCGGCGTGACCTTGCCACCCACGGTCGGCGAGGATGCGGGCAAGGTGCAGACCATCGGCGCCCGGTTTGCGCACGGAGAAATCACGTTGCAAGAAGCCGCCGAAGCGGGTTGCCGCGCGTGCGGTTCCGCGGGAGGCGGCTGCCAATTCCTCGGCACGGCCGCCACGGCGCAGGTCATCGGCGAAGCCTTGGGCATGACATTACCGCACGCGGCATTGGCTCCCTCCGGACAACCGATTTGGCTGCAAATGGCCAGCCAATCGGCGACAGCAGTCGTGGAACAGGAAGCGGCCGGATTGAAAATGTCCGACATCCTCACCGATGCTGCCTTGCACAACGCCATGGTGGTCCATGCCGCAGTGGGGGGATCCACCAACCTGCTATTGCATCTCCCCGCCGTTGCCTTTGCGGCGGGTCTGCAGCGGCCCACCGTGACGGATTGGAATAAGATCAATCGTCAAGTACCGCGCATCGTGGACGTGCTACCAAACGGCCCGGTCGGGCATACGACCATCCGCGTATTCCTTGCCGGCGGTGTCCCGGAAATCATGTTGCACCTGCAACGACTCGATTTGTTGGATCTCACAGCGACCACCGTCACCGGTCAAGCGCTGGGCGACGTACTCGCTTGGTGGGAGAAATCCGAGCGCCGCGAACGACTGCGCGAGGAATTGCGCCGCCGAGACGGCATCGACCCCGACGATGTCATCATGACACCCGATCAAGCCCGCGCGCGGGGACTGACCAGCACAGTAACATTTCCCGTGGGTAATCTGGCCCCTGAAGGGTCAGTGATCAAAAGCACCGCCATCGATCCCTCCGTCGTCGACGAGGATGGCGTGTACCGCAAACGCGGACCGGCACGCGTGTTTCATCGCGAACGAGATGCCATCGCCGCCGTCAAAGGCCAGACCGACAATCCGGTCAAAGCGGGTGATGTCGTGGTTCTCTGTTGCCGCGGTCCTTTAGGGGCGGGCATGGAGGAGACCTATCAAATCACCTCGGCACTCAAACACCTGCCGTTTGGCAAAGAGGTCGCTGTAATCACCGATGCCCGGTTTTCCGGCGTCTCCACCGGCGCCTGCATCGGACACGTGGGGCCCGAAGCCTTGGCTGGTGGACCGATCGGCAAAGTGCATGACGGCGATTTGATCGAAATTGTTATCGACCGCGGAGAATTGACCGGTACAATCAATTTGGTGGGGCATGGCGAGGAAACCTTCGGGGCGGAGCAGGGGGCGGCGCTGTTGGCCTCGCGAACGCCGCAACAACCACTCACCACCGACGACAATCTGCCCGCCGACACCCGGTTGTGGGCCTTATTACAACAAGTCGGCGGCGGCACGTGGGGCGGATGTGTCTACGACGTCGACGCGATCGAAGAAGTGTTAAAAGCCGGAATGGAGTCGCTCAAGGAAAAACGCGACCACGCTGAAACTTAA
- a CDS encoding cytochrome c, with the protein MNRPFQNLLDAKTRQPPILILMVCFILSVALGDRCMAGEPRDAVHPGYRILRTKAYLPPDFDDTVFDELWKQWPPELRDRAAAATPTQRREMLFSEYGLMPSPDALGNGKALGYVDDGRGGWVMNCLTCHAGKVAGQVILGLPNSHLALQTLVEDVRATKIQMQKPLSHMDLGSLAMPLGTTNGTTNAVMFGVALEALRDDDLNVHLTNPQPKMLHHDMDAPPWWHLRKKKWIYADGFVAKSHRALMQFMLIPRNDAKTFKSWEADYRQILAWIETIQPPKYPFEIDDQLAEQGRVVFEATCSECHGTYGAEWTYPERIVDIDELGTDPLRLQSLSPAYRRKYGRGWLANYDPTRVREHPGGYVAPPLDGIWATAPYFHNGSVPTLWHLLHPDQRPTVWRRSVEGYDTKRVGLEVAEFAELPDDVQTPRAARGFFNTRALGKSADGHRFPETLSETERNAVLEYLKTL; encoded by the coding sequence ATGAATCGTCCGTTTCAGAACTTACTGGACGCTAAAACCAGACAGCCGCCCATACTCATTCTCATGGTTTGCTTCATTCTCAGCGTTGCGCTCGGCGACCGCTGTATGGCAGGCGAACCGCGCGACGCGGTTCATCCCGGCTATCGCATTTTGCGCACCAAGGCCTACTTGCCTCCCGATTTCGATGACACGGTGTTTGACGAATTGTGGAAGCAATGGCCGCCGGAACTCCGTGATCGCGCCGCCGCTGCCACCCCCACACAGCGCCGCGAAATGCTGTTCAGCGAATACGGCTTGATGCCCTCGCCGGATGCTTTGGGCAACGGCAAAGCGCTGGGGTATGTCGATGACGGGCGCGGGGGCTGGGTGATGAACTGTTTGACCTGCCATGCCGGCAAAGTCGCTGGTCAAGTGATTCTGGGCTTACCGAATTCGCATTTGGCGCTGCAAACTCTAGTCGAGGATGTGCGGGCCACGAAAATACAGATGCAGAAACCGCTCTCCCACATGGATCTGGGATCATTGGCCATGCCCTTAGGCACGACCAACGGCACGACCAATGCGGTCATGTTTGGCGTCGCTTTAGAGGCGCTGCGCGATGATGATTTGAATGTGCACCTCACCAATCCGCAGCCCAAAATGCTGCACCACGATATGGACGCGCCCCCCTGGTGGCATCTTCGCAAAAAGAAATGGATTTACGCCGACGGTTTTGTCGCCAAATCACATCGCGCCCTGATGCAATTCATGCTCATCCCACGCAACGATGCTAAGACCTTTAAGAGCTGGGAAGCAGACTACCGGCAAATCCTCGCCTGGATCGAAACCATCCAGCCACCCAAATATCCCTTTGAAATCGACGACCAACTCGCCGAACAAGGCCGCGTGGTTTTCGAAGCGACTTGTTCTGAATGTCATGGTACCTATGGTGCGGAATGGACTTATCCTGAGCGGATTGTCGACATCGATGAACTCGGCACCGATCCATTGCGGTTGCAATCGCTCTCGCCCGCCTACCGCCGTAAATACGGCCGCGGCTGGTTGGCCAACTACGATCCGACCCGCGTCCGTGAGCATCCGGGCGGATACGTCGCTCCGCCGTTGGACGGCATCTGGGCCACCGCCCCGTATTTCCACAACGGTTCAGTTCCCACATTGTGGCATCTGCTGCATCCTGATCAGCGGCCGACGGTGTGGCGACGAAGTGTCGAAGGCTACGACACCAAACGGGTGGGCCTAGAAGTCGCCGAATTTGCGGAACTTCCCGACGATGTACAAACACCGCGGGCGGCCCGCGGATTTTTTAACACGCGGGCGTTAGGAAAAAGTGCCGACGGTCATCGATTTCCCGAAACACTCTCCGAAACAGAGCGCAACGCCGTGTTGGAGTATTTGAAGACGCTTTAG
- a CDS encoding tetratricopeptide repeat protein: MTVQNGSDHSEPHSSEEPAAKPSVLGAAVGVAILGLLIGGFVYLLMPRHEPPPQPPKQTEDPQDLAMPNPQRDWHSGEYVGSQTCAECHAEIVEAYSQHPMANTLATVADASPIERVEGDSTEFESHGRRYRVQRDGDRMIHTEFMTDSDGELVYEQSEEVDYAVGSGENARTYLINHGGVMFESPITWYTEKGIWDLSPGYHDNPAQRFNRRILDGCVQCHSGHSIPTGDGTSARFEEQPFTELGISCERCHGPGKQHVEKFQADDWEAGDKSAEDMLIVNPAQLEGRLADSVCYQCHMGGKHRVLRKGKTYHDFRPGMATEDIWTVMVSPAQVSADGNAEFLSHVEQMESSACFRGSEGQMRCTTCHDPHRSPKPEERAAFYRERCNSCHSDRGCSLPIEEREQPPALNSCAHCHLPSSGSSDIPHTSASDHRILRKPPTKNDVAQESNRGVAWSIFDNSDQRMPQWVVQRAKALALAEQAMQESDQRLTLQAIAALEEALRHDPYDVEVSSSLGVFYCVTRNDAKAMRWLEAALQVDPHHELSLKNHGMMALQTGMLDKGRRSFESYLEVNQWDGTIFGPYAAILANTGHLQDAVKVAERGLRLDPTQLKLRGFAAQLYARLGDQEKSLQHRKILQKIQKRLSDSDTKKD; encoded by the coding sequence ATGACTGTTCAAAACGGCTCCGATCACTCGGAACCACATTCCTCAGAGGAACCCGCTGCAAAACCGTCCGTCCTTGGGGCCGCCGTTGGTGTCGCCATCTTGGGCCTGCTGATTGGTGGATTCGTCTATCTGTTGATGCCTCGTCATGAACCACCTCCGCAGCCGCCCAAGCAGACCGAAGATCCTCAGGATCTCGCAATGCCCAATCCGCAGCGTGATTGGCATTCGGGTGAATATGTCGGCAGCCAAACTTGCGCCGAATGTCACGCCGAAATCGTGGAAGCATACTCGCAGCACCCGATGGCAAACACGCTGGCCACAGTTGCTGATGCTTCTCCGATCGAACGCGTTGAGGGGGATTCCACCGAATTCGAAAGTCATGGGCGACGTTATCGAGTCCAGCGCGATGGCGACCGCATGATTCACACCGAATTCATGACCGATTCCGACGGCGAACTGGTTTACGAACAATCTGAAGAAGTGGACTATGCCGTCGGTTCTGGTGAGAATGCCAGGACCTATCTGATTAACCACGGCGGCGTCATGTTTGAGTCCCCGATCACCTGGTACACCGAAAAAGGAATCTGGGACCTCTCTCCGGGGTATCATGACAACCCAGCTCAACGCTTCAATCGCCGTATCCTGGATGGCTGCGTCCAGTGTCACTCGGGTCATTCCATTCCGACCGGGGATGGAACCTCAGCTCGTTTCGAAGAACAGCCGTTTACGGAACTTGGAATCAGTTGCGAACGCTGCCACGGACCGGGAAAGCAGCACGTCGAAAAATTTCAAGCCGACGATTGGGAGGCTGGCGACAAGTCTGCTGAAGACATGCTGATCGTGAATCCCGCTCAACTCGAAGGGCGACTCGCGGACAGTGTCTGCTACCAATGTCATATGGGGGGAAAACATCGCGTCTTGCGAAAAGGCAAAACCTACCATGACTTCCGTCCTGGGATGGCGACTGAAGACATCTGGACGGTGATGGTTTCGCCAGCGCAGGTATCAGCAGATGGCAACGCAGAGTTTTTAAGTCATGTCGAGCAAATGGAATCGAGTGCTTGTTTTCGCGGTTCTGAGGGGCAAATGCGGTGCACCACTTGTCATGATCCGCATCGTTCTCCCAAACCTGAGGAGCGAGCTGCATTCTATCGGGAGCGCTGTAATAGCTGTCATTCCGATCGCGGTTGCTCGCTTCCCATCGAAGAACGTGAACAACCGCCCGCACTCAATTCGTGCGCGCATTGTCATTTGCCATCGTCCGGTTCCAGCGACATCCCACATACATCGGCTTCGGACCACCGTATTTTACGGAAGCCTCCAACCAAGAATGATGTGGCGCAGGAATCAAACCGAGGCGTGGCGTGGTCAATATTCGACAACAGCGACCAACGTATGCCGCAGTGGGTAGTACAGCGAGCCAAAGCTCTGGCACTGGCGGAACAGGCAATGCAGGAATCAGACCAACGACTCACGCTCCAAGCCATTGCAGCACTGGAAGAGGCGTTGCGACACGACCCGTATGATGTCGAGGTATCGAGTAGTTTGGGCGTATTTTATTGCGTCACGCGCAATGATGCGAAAGCAATGCGTTGGCTTGAAGCCGCTCTGCAGGTCGATCCGCATCACGAATTGAGCCTCAAGAACCATGGCATGATGGCGCTGCAAACCGGCATGCTAGACAAGGGACGACGTAGTTTCGAAAGCTATCTCGAAGTCAATCAATGGGATGGCACAATTTTCGGCCCCTACGCGGCAATTCTAGCGAATACCGGTCATCTGCAGGATGCTGTGAAGGTCGCCGAACGTGGCTTGCGACTCGACCCAACACAACTGAAACTTCGCGGTTTCGCCGCGCAATTGTACGCGCGCCTCGGCGATCAGGAGAAGAGTCTGCAACACCGAAAAATCTTGCAGAAAATTCAAAAACGCCTAAGTGACTCCGACACAAAGAAGGATTGA